A portion of the Paucilactobacillus hokkaidonensis JCM 18461 genome contains these proteins:
- a CDS encoding thioredoxin family protein, whose product MQAIAKTSKDELMDQIKTGKYMLFFSAGWCSDCNFIKPQMPAIEAEYSNYQFISIDRDENLDLAVELNVFGIPSFIAFEDGKETGRFVNKDRKTKEQVEKFIDDLA is encoded by the coding sequence ATGCAAGCAATCGCTAAAACTTCTAAAGATGAATTAATGGATCAAATAAAAACTGGTAAATATATGTTGTTTTTCTCTGCTGGCTGGTGTTCAGACTGTAACTTTATTAAGCCACAAATGCCTGCAATTGAAGCAGAATACTCAAATTATCAGTTTATTTCAATTGATCGTGATGAAAATTTAGATCTTGCTGTTGAACTCAATGTGTTTGGCATTCCAAGTTTCATTGCTTTTGAAGATGGTAAAGAAACTGGACGGTTTGTTAATAAAGATCGTAAAACAAAGGAACAAGTCGAAAAATTTATTGATGATCTAGCTTAA
- the ytpR gene encoding YtpR family tRNA-binding protein — protein sequence MLIASYNQAELGDVLVVVTAADTLEQVTTVRDNIVEIVDKDDGHLIGFNFLQVQEILPNFSGNGQVKLSTEQLASLNGAIKQAGFATQLNADESSKFVIGYVKDLEKHPNSDHLHITKTIVDGNQELTIVSGSPNIAKNIKVVVAKVGAMMPSGQIIWPGQLRGVSSNGMICSGRELGLKNAPQKPGALILPDNFQEIGQPFDFDKGNLLF from the coding sequence ATGTTAATTGCAAGTTATAATCAAGCAGAACTTGGGGATGTTTTAGTTGTTGTCACTGCTGCAGATACGTTGGAGCAGGTGACTACAGTTCGTGATAATATTGTAGAAATTGTGGACAAAGATGATGGTCACTTAATTGGATTTAACTTTTTACAGGTCCAAGAGATCTTGCCCAACTTTTCAGGAAACGGACAGGTTAAATTAAGTACTGAACAATTGGCTTCGTTAAACGGGGCAATTAAACAGGCTGGCTTTGCAACTCAATTAAATGCTGACGAAAGTTCTAAGTTTGTGATTGGATATGTTAAGGACTTAGAGAAACATCCCAATTCGGATCATTTGCATATTACAAAAACGATTGTAGATGGTAATCAAGAGCTAACTATTGTGTCTGGTTCACCTAATATTGCTAAAAATATCAAAGTTGTTGTTGCAAAAGTTGGAGCGATGATGCCGAGTGGTCAAATTATTTGGCCAGGACAATTGCGCGGTGTTTCAAGCAATGGTATGATTTGTTCAGGCAGAGAATTAGGATTAAAAAATGCACCGCAAAAACCTGGCGCATTAATTTTACCTGATAATTTTCAAGAAATTGGGCAACCATTTGATTTTGATAAAGGCAATCTGCTATTTTAG
- the murC gene encoding UDP-N-acetylmuramate--L-alanine ligase: MDNKTTYYFVGIKGSGMSALALVLHDKGFKVEGSDIDQYTFTQRGLEGAGIDIYSFDPANIHSGLTIIAGNAFPDDHPEIVAAKKLGLKIYRYHEFLGELIEGYTSIGVAGAHGKTSTTGLLAHVLSGIAPTSYLIGDGSGKGKPDARFFVFEADEYRRHFMAYHPDYAIMTNIDFDHPDYFSGMADVTSAFESFGKQVKKGIFAWGDDKNLRKLDVDVPVYYYGTGATDDFRAAEIKRTTKGSSFDVYYHDEFLGDFEIPLFGQHNILNSLAVIAVAYFEKVNLDDIKTELLTFKGVKRRFSERQVADMTIIDDYAHHPSEIKATLDAARQKYPDKEIVAVFQPHTFTRTIALLDDFATSLNLADQVYLTDIFGSVREHAGKISSADLGAKISKGGTVLKLDNMSPLLDYHDAVVVFMGAGDVQKYERAYETLLSNITPKNN; encoded by the coding sequence ATGGATAATAAGACAACATATTATTTCGTAGGAATAAAGGGTTCAGGAATGAGTGCATTGGCACTGGTGTTGCACGATAAGGGGTTTAAAGTGGAAGGGTCTGATATTGACCAATATACTTTCACACAACGTGGTCTTGAAGGTGCCGGGATTGATATTTATTCGTTTGATCCAGCAAACATACATTCAGGCCTGACAATTATTGCAGGGAATGCTTTCCCAGATGACCATCCGGAGATTGTTGCAGCAAAAAAACTAGGCCTGAAAATATATCGGTATCATGAATTTTTGGGCGAATTAATTGAAGGTTACACCAGTATTGGGGTAGCTGGAGCACATGGTAAAACTAGTACAACGGGTTTATTAGCGCATGTTCTCAGTGGAATTGCACCAACCAGTTATTTAATTGGTGATGGTAGTGGTAAGGGCAAGCCAGATGCACGCTTCTTCGTGTTCGAAGCAGATGAATATCGCCGCCACTTCATGGCTTATCATCCAGATTATGCGATTATGACAAACATTGATTTTGATCATCCTGATTATTTTAGTGGGATGGCAGATGTTACCAGTGCGTTTGAAAGCTTTGGCAAACAAGTTAAAAAAGGAATCTTTGCGTGGGGCGATGATAAGAATCTGAGAAAATTAGATGTTGATGTTCCTGTTTATTACTATGGAACTGGTGCAACCGATGATTTTCGCGCAGCAGAAATCAAGCGAACTACCAAGGGATCTAGTTTTGACGTTTATTATCATGATGAATTTCTAGGTGACTTTGAAATTCCGTTGTTTGGTCAACATAATATTTTAAATAGTCTTGCAGTAATTGCAGTGGCTTATTTTGAAAAGGTCAACCTAGATGACATTAAAACTGAACTATTAACATTTAAAGGTGTAAAACGTCGGTTTAGTGAACGCCAAGTGGCAGATATGACGATTATTGATGATTATGCGCACCATCCATCAGAAATTAAAGCAACCTTAGATGCCGCTCGTCAAAAATACCCAGATAAGGAAATTGTCGCTGTTTTCCAACCACATACATTTACTCGGACAATTGCTTTGTTAGATGATTTCGCGACCAGCCTTAATTTAGCTGATCAAGTCTATTTAACTGATATTTTTGGTTCTGTGAGAGAACATGCTGGTAAAATATCTAGTGCTGATTTAGGCGCTAAAATTAGTAAGGGTGGCACAGTATTGAAGTTGGATAATATGTCTCCTTTACTTGATTATCACGATGCTGTAGTTGTTTTCATGGGTGCTGGGGATGTTCAAAAGTATGAACGGGCATATGAAACGTTATTAAGTAATATAACTCCTAAGAATAATTAA
- a CDS encoding Bax inhibitor-1 family protein → MNEDYSQAQRQVVGNEAGLAKFMTRMYGNMALAVLMSALSSFLTLTVFKEQVFNYMSQHSGMMWIILLIPVGLSLGISFRATRNPVASFIMLMAVSIIYGVTFALISSAYTTANITSAFVSSSAVFVTMAIYGSVTKRDLSKFGAHATAALVALIIASVINMFLQSPAITYIFSYIAVIIFTVLTAWDAQKMKNIYLRFGDQVSVGGLAVMGALQLYLDFVNIFISLLQIFGMSDRN, encoded by the coding sequence TTGAATGAAGATTATTCGCAGGCACAACGGCAAGTGGTCGGTAATGAGGCTGGGTTAGCCAAATTTATGACTCGGATGTATGGAAACATGGCGCTGGCTGTGCTTATGTCCGCATTAAGTTCGTTCTTAACCCTAACGGTGTTTAAGGAACAAGTATTTAATTATATGAGCCAACATTCAGGCATGATGTGGATAATCTTATTAATACCAGTCGGATTATCATTAGGGATCAGTTTTAGGGCAACTCGTAATCCCGTTGCTAGTTTTATTATGTTGATGGCTGTATCCATTATTTATGGTGTTACATTCGCCTTGATTAGCTCAGCTTACACGACGGCAAACATTACCTCAGCGTTTGTTTCATCTTCGGCTGTCTTTGTGACAATGGCCATCTATGGAAGTGTGACCAAACGTGACTTGAGCAAATTTGGAGCACATGCAACTGCGGCATTGGTAGCTTTAATTATTGCCAGTGTAATTAATATGTTTTTGCAAAGCCCAGCCATTACTTATATTTTTTCATATATTGCAGTCATTATCTTCACTGTATTGACCGCTTGGGATGCCCAAAAAATGAAGAACATTTATTTGCGCTTTGGTGATCAGGTATCTGTTGGTGGTTTGGCCGTGATGGGTGCATTGCAATTGTATCTTGATTTTGTAAATATTTTTATTAGCCTGTTACAAATTTTTGGGATGAGTGATCGTAACTAA
- the polA gene encoding DNA polymerase I, whose translation MTKQLLLIDGNSVAFRAFFALHSQLDKFTNKNGLHTTAIYGFNLMLDHVLKVVKPDAALVAFDAGKTTFRTEMFADYKGGRSKTPPELSEQMPYLKQLVTAYGIKNYELVNYEADDIIGTLAKEASDNGYNTTIVTGDRDLTQLATDQITVSVTHKGVTEVEHYTPEHVLEKFDLTPNQIVDMKGLMGDTSDNYPGVTKVGEKTAIKLLKEYGSVENLYEHVDELKPSKMKEHLIEDHDQALMSKKLARINQSAPLEISLAELTYQGPQTDELVKFYQEMNFQSFLSKMNVEQTELSLDTPVDKAIDYTVLTADNLELVKKLGKSVVFYLEMPDANYHISPFAGFVIGHGDQWLVSRDVELLQQPGLTKLLVSTEIKKNVFNAKAMIVGLNRLGVQLNNVDFDLLLVSYLLNTNDNSDDLGLVAHEHGYEDIEADEIIYGKGVKRAIPDDDEKLFTHLAKKARAIDLLATQLFDELEENEQTPLYTDIELPLTNVLAQMEIMGIKVDTDRLSAMGSQLIERLSEIEQTIYQEAGQEFNIKSTKQLGEILFEQMKLPVIKKTKTGYSTAVDVLEKLRDQAPIVDNILKYRQIAKLQSTYIEGLLKVVHSSDQKIHTRYLQTLTQTGRLSSVDPNLQNIPIRLEEGRKIRQSFVPSHPDWEIFSSDYSQIELRVLAHVTGDENLQEAFLEDQDIHASTARRIFKLGPDAKIDRNLRRQAKAVNFGIVYGISDYGLSQNIGITRKQAKTFIDTYFEEYPGVKKYINNVVKEAKKTGYVETLTHRRRYLPDINADNFNKRSFAERTAMNTPIQGSAADIIKIAMIGMQTALKENGLKAKMLLQIHDELVFEAPKEEIPILEKLVPSVMDSAVKLDVPLKVESAHGATWYDAK comes from the coding sequence ATGACAAAACAGTTATTATTAATTGATGGTAATAGTGTAGCGTTTCGGGCTTTTTTTGCCCTGCATTCGCAGCTAGATAAATTTACAAATAAAAATGGTCTCCACACCACAGCAATTTATGGGTTTAATTTGATGCTTGATCACGTTTTAAAAGTTGTTAAACCGGATGCCGCATTAGTAGCGTTTGATGCTGGCAAGACTACTTTTAGGACTGAAATGTTTGCAGATTATAAGGGTGGTCGTTCTAAAACTCCACCAGAACTTTCAGAGCAGATGCCATATTTAAAACAATTGGTCACTGCATATGGGATTAAAAACTATGAACTAGTAAATTATGAAGCCGATGATATTATTGGTACGTTGGCTAAAGAAGCAAGTGACAATGGGTACAATACGACGATTGTGACTGGTGATCGCGATCTTACTCAATTAGCGACTGATCAAATAACCGTTTCTGTAACTCATAAGGGTGTTACTGAAGTGGAACATTATACCCCGGAGCATGTGCTCGAAAAGTTTGATCTTACCCCAAATCAAATTGTTGATATGAAAGGGCTAATGGGTGATACATCGGATAATTATCCAGGAGTTACTAAGGTCGGTGAAAAAACAGCAATCAAGCTATTGAAGGAATATGGTTCAGTTGAAAACTTGTATGAGCATGTTGATGAATTAAAACCCAGCAAAATGAAAGAACATCTGATTGAGGATCATGATCAGGCCTTGATGTCCAAAAAGTTGGCACGAATTAACCAGTCAGCGCCGTTGGAAATTAGTTTAGCGGAGCTTACTTACCAAGGACCACAAACCGATGAGTTAGTTAAATTTTATCAGGAAATGAATTTTCAATCATTTTTGAGCAAGATGAATGTTGAACAAACAGAATTATCATTAGATACCCCGGTTGATAAGGCAATTGATTATACTGTCTTGACAGCCGATAATCTTGAGCTGGTAAAAAAATTGGGCAAGTCTGTTGTCTTTTATTTAGAAATGCCAGATGCCAATTACCACATTTCTCCATTCGCTGGGTTTGTGATTGGACATGGTGATCAGTGGCTGGTGAGTCGTGATGTTGAATTATTACAGCAACCTGGTTTAACTAAATTATTGGTCAGTACTGAAATAAAAAAGAATGTGTTTAATGCCAAAGCAATGATTGTTGGATTGAATCGGTTAGGGGTGCAATTAAACAATGTTGATTTTGATTTACTCCTAGTTTCATACTTATTAAACACAAATGACAATAGCGATGATCTTGGCTTGGTAGCACACGAACATGGCTATGAAGATATCGAAGCAGATGAAATCATTTACGGTAAAGGAGTTAAGCGTGCTATTCCTGACGATGATGAAAAATTATTTACTCATTTGGCTAAGAAGGCACGGGCAATTGATTTATTAGCAACACAGTTGTTTGATGAACTTGAAGAAAATGAACAAACACCATTGTATACAGACATTGAACTGCCATTAACCAATGTGTTGGCGCAAATGGAGATCATGGGTATTAAGGTGGATACTGACCGTTTAAGTGCAATGGGCAGTCAATTAATTGAAAGATTAAGTGAGATTGAGCAGACTATTTATCAAGAAGCAGGTCAAGAATTCAATATTAAGTCAACTAAACAACTTGGTGAGATTTTATTTGAACAGATGAAATTACCAGTGATTAAGAAAACTAAGACTGGCTATTCTACCGCTGTCGACGTGTTAGAAAAATTGCGGGATCAAGCACCAATTGTTGATAATATTTTAAAGTATCGCCAAATTGCTAAATTGCAATCAACTTATATCGAGGGCTTACTAAAAGTTGTTCATTCTAGTGACCAAAAAATTCATACACGGTATCTGCAGACATTGACTCAAACTGGACGGTTATCATCGGTCGATCCTAACCTACAAAATATTCCAATTAGGTTAGAAGAAGGTCGTAAAATCAGACAATCATTTGTACCCAGTCATCCTGACTGGGAGATCTTTTCTTCTGATTATTCACAGATCGAACTTCGTGTGTTAGCACATGTCACTGGGGATGAAAATCTGCAAGAAGCCTTTTTAGAGGATCAAGATATTCATGCAAGTACGGCGCGTCGAATCTTTAAACTAGGACCAGATGCAAAAATTGATCGTAATTTACGTCGTCAAGCAAAGGCGGTTAACTTTGGAATTGTTTACGGTATTAGTGACTATGGATTATCACAAAATATTGGAATTACTCGTAAGCAGGCGAAGACGTTTATTGATACTTATTTTGAGGAATATCCGGGAGTTAAAAAGTACATCAATAACGTTGTCAAAGAAGCAAAGAAGACTGGGTATGTTGAAACATTGACTCATCGTCGGCGCTATTTACCAGATATTAACGCTGATAATTTTAATAAGCGCTCATTTGCGGAAAGAACGGCTATGAACACACCAATTCAAGGTAGTGCCGCAGATATCATCAAGATTGCCATGATCGGCATGCAAACAGCACTAAAGGAAAATGGTTTAAAGGCTAAAATGTTACTTCAAATTCACGATGAGTTAGTTTTTGAAGCGCCCAAAGAGGAGATCCCAATATTAGAAAAGTTGGTCCCAAGTGTAATGGATTCAGCAGTCAAATTGGATGTGCCATTGAAAGTAGAAAGTGCTCATGGAGCTACTTGGTACGATGCAAAATAA
- the mutM gene encoding bifunctional DNA-formamidopyrimidine glycosylase/DNA-(apurinic or apyrimidinic site) lyase, producing MPELPEVETVRRGLLKIATDRKITGIDVLYGKTITNDVEFFRQSLIGQTIKTVDRRGKYLLFRFSNHLTMISHLRMEGKYFNLPEGEEPRKHTHVVFHFDDQTKLCYNDTRKFGRMTLVKTGEEMQVAGLKTIGPEPTTDSLTIEYLTEIMSKSRREIKPFLLDQSKVAGLGNIYVDEVLWMSQINPLEPVNHLTSEKISQLRDNIIEELAVATKHHGTTVHSYTTAFGEAGEFQSHLHAYGNAGKPCERCGTTLVKTKVAQRGTTYCPHCQILGVVV from the coding sequence ATGCCAGAATTACCTGAAGTGGAAACTGTTCGACGTGGGTTATTGAAAATTGCGACAGATCGAAAAATCACTGGTATTGATGTTTTATATGGTAAAACCATAACTAATGATGTTGAATTTTTTAGGCAGTCTTTGATTGGTCAGACAATTAAAACGGTGGATCGAAGGGGAAAGTATCTTTTGTTCCGGTTTAGCAATCACCTTACAATGATTTCTCACTTGCGAATGGAAGGAAAATACTTTAATTTGCCAGAAGGTGAAGAACCGCGTAAACATACACATGTTGTGTTTCATTTTGATGATCAAACCAAACTGTGTTATAACGATACGCGTAAATTTGGACGCATGACTTTAGTGAAAACTGGCGAAGAAATGCAAGTGGCAGGGTTGAAAACGATTGGACCAGAGCCAACGACAGATAGTCTAACAATTGAGTATTTGACTGAAATTATGTCTAAGAGTCGTCGGGAAATCAAACCGTTCTTACTAGATCAAAGTAAAGTAGCGGGATTAGGCAATATTTATGTTGATGAGGTATTATGGATGAGCCAAATCAATCCATTGGAACCGGTCAATCATTTAACAAGTGAAAAAATTAGTCAATTAAGAGATAACATTATTGAAGAGCTGGCTGTAGCAACTAAACATCATGGCACAACAGTTCATTCATATACTACTGCGTTTGGCGAGGCCGGTGAATTTCAGAGCCATTTGCACGCTTATGGCAACGCTGGAAAGCCTTGTGAACGGTGTGGTACCACGTTAGTTAAAACAAAGGTTGCGCAGCGTGGAACGACATATTGTCCACATTGCCAAATCTTAGGGGTGGTTGTATGA
- the coaE gene encoding dephospho-CoA kinase (Dephospho-CoA kinase (CoaE) performs the final step in coenzyme A biosynthesis.) yields MTTILGLTGGIATGKSTVSAFFKSKDIPVIDADVVARQVVKIDSAGLRQIIAAFGPRFLNVDHSLNRKQLGELVFTHPDKLTELNEIMQPLIANEVQRQISTFKQLKVPLVVLDAPLLFEQHYENVVDLIMVVTTTPAIQLDRLMKRNQLSQKNAEKRISAQWSLIEKEKRADVVIDNSRSIEATNQQVVEWLEINHLV; encoded by the coding sequence ATGACAACTATTCTGGGATTAACGGGGGGAATTGCGACTGGCAAGTCTACGGTTAGTGCATTCTTTAAAAGCAAGGATATCCCAGTCATTGATGCTGATGTTGTTGCTCGACAGGTAGTAAAAATTGATTCAGCGGGATTACGACAGATTATCGCCGCTTTTGGGCCTCGATTTTTAAATGTTGATCATAGTTTAAATCGAAAACAGTTAGGTGAATTAGTTTTCACACATCCCGATAAATTAACTGAGCTGAATGAAATTATGCAGCCATTGATTGCAAATGAGGTTCAACGGCAAATATCGACATTTAAACAGTTAAAGGTTCCATTAGTTGTACTCGATGCACCATTGTTGTTTGAACAACACTATGAAAATGTGGTAGATTTAATCATGGTAGTAACGACCACGCCAGCAATTCAGTTAGATCGGCTAATGAAACGAAATCAATTGAGTCAAAAAAACGCTGAGAAAAGAATTAGTGCGCAATGGTCGTTAATTGAAAAAGAAAAACGGGCTGATGTTGTGATTGACAATTCACGTTCAATTGAAGCAACAAATCAGCAAGTGGTAGAATGGCTTGAAATTAATCATTTGGTCTAA
- the nrdR gene encoding transcriptional regulator NrdR, producing MHCPHCQHNSSRVIDSRPTEDGRCIRRRRECENCGFRFTTFERCEETTLLVIKKDGTREAFSRQKLLNGIIRSAEKRPISMEKITQVVDEIDNQVRGLGESEVTSQVIGEFVMSALKDLDEIAYIRFASVYRQFKDMDDFMAELQAVMKHDNSRGKG from the coding sequence ATGCATTGTCCCCACTGTCAACACAATAGTTCGCGGGTAATTGATAGTCGGCCAACAGAAGATGGTCGCTGTATTCGACGACGGCGAGAATGTGAAAATTGTGGTTTTCGCTTTACAACGTTTGAACGTTGTGAGGAGACAACATTGTTAGTCATTAAAAAGGATGGTACCCGGGAGGCGTTTAGCCGCCAGAAACTTTTGAATGGGATCATCAGGTCTGCAGAAAAACGACCGATTAGTATGGAAAAAATTACGCAGGTAGTCGACGAAATTGATAATCAGGTACGTGGTTTAGGTGAAAGTGAAGTAACTAGTCAAGTAATTGGTGAATTTGTCATGAGCGCGCTGAAAGATTTGGATGAAATTGCATATATTCGGTTTGCAAGTGTATATCGACAGTTTAAAGATATGGATGATTTTATGGCGGAACTACAAGCTGTGATGAAGCATGATAATTCACGAGGAAAAGGGTAG
- a CDS encoding DnaD domain protein codes for MVDYNSSLSPQTGFLVCLSNRFSTFSADVLVNLYQPILGSQAFGLFYALKSNLSKHPVISNRTAHSHLLTRLNIDVKQLYQARIRLEALGLVRSFETSDQLGDVVVYELQPTLTPQQFIDDDLLSVLLLEAIGEQSFADLVNDSIAYQYDTVSLQAVTKNFFDSYHINQNDVTKLPDTIRESRQKFEVSNANEHGSLIKSDFDFKLLLQLLSSQPIDTKDLTANRQLIENEHLIYGIDEPQMARLIMQATSLTNNQLDKKQLKHLISASYQQVPIKTDEQVKNEPVKTGELKDLTGNEQALINACQSYSPIEFLQTLMVQKNGFVTTGEEYVLRDLINRKLFAPAVVNMLIYYVLQERGQATLTKNLIDTVANSWSQAKLTTPVQALNQIKNYNQKKTTNKRSSGGNYNRRQVKEKLPDWAQDDYQTTTQKATPEQIAKLKAQIEQQRKQQSKEG; via the coding sequence TTGGTCGATTATAATAGTTCCTTATCTCCCCAAACTGGATTTTTGGTTTGTTTATCGAATCGATTTAGCACCTTTTCTGCAGATGTTTTAGTTAATCTTTATCAACCAATCTTGGGATCGCAAGCATTTGGATTATTTTATGCACTGAAATCTAATCTATCTAAGCACCCGGTAATCTCCAATCGAACTGCACATTCTCATTTATTGACGCGTCTAAATATTGATGTTAAGCAACTATATCAAGCACGAATTAGACTAGAAGCATTGGGTTTAGTTCGTTCGTTTGAGACTAGTGATCAGTTGGGCGATGTGGTTGTGTATGAACTACAACCGACGCTCACACCACAACAATTTATTGACGATGATTTATTGAGTGTTTTACTATTGGAGGCAATTGGTGAACAGAGTTTTGCTGATTTAGTGAATGACAGCATTGCATACCAATACGATACCGTGTCACTACAGGCAGTGACCAAAAATTTCTTTGATTCTTATCACATTAACCAAAATGATGTCACTAAGTTACCAGATACAATTCGTGAAAGTCGGCAGAAGTTTGAGGTTAGCAATGCCAATGAACATGGTAGTCTAATTAAATCAGATTTTGACTTTAAACTCTTACTGCAATTATTAAGTAGTCAGCCGATTGATACCAAAGATTTGACGGCTAATCGTCAGCTGATTGAAAATGAACATTTAATTTATGGGATAGATGAACCACAAATGGCTCGTTTGATTATGCAAGCGACGAGTCTAACTAATAATCAGCTGGATAAAAAGCAGTTAAAGCATTTAATTTCTGCTAGTTACCAGCAAGTACCAATTAAAACCGATGAACAGGTAAAAAATGAACCGGTCAAGACTGGTGAATTGAAGGATCTTACTGGTAATGAACAAGCACTGATCAATGCTTGCCAATCGTATTCACCAATTGAGTTTTTACAAACATTGATGGTTCAAAAAAATGGGTTTGTAACAACTGGAGAAGAATATGTGCTCCGGGATTTAATTAATCGAAAATTATTTGCTCCGGCTGTAGTTAACATGTTGATTTACTACGTTTTACAAGAACGAGGACAAGCTACGTTAACTAAAAATTTGATTGATACGGTTGCTAACAGCTGGTCACAAGCCAAGTTAACAACCCCGGTTCAGGCGTTGAATCAAATTAAAAATTACAATCAAAAGAAAACAACGAATAAACGTTCATCTGGTGGTAATTACAATCGGCGTCAAGTCAAAGAAAAACTGCCAGATTGGGCACAAGATGATTACCAAACTACCACACAAAAGGCAACCCCAGAACAAATTGCCAAACTGAAGGCACAAATTGAACAACAACGTAAACAACAATCAAAGGAGGGATGA
- the dnaI gene encoding primosomal protein DnaI, with the protein MESVSESIKKLMKNRNVDPEYQKLIQRVYADSDVQSFLQENKGKLTENSIQRGEAKLYEFVNEKSKLARNEEIFAPGYQPTLVLSGNLIDISYLPTKELLAKQAQTALKHRVRSISMPKLINSASFDQFDMDNASRNEALMLANEFVADYRNKPDQFHPGLYLYGSFGVGKSYLLGAIANELAKYNVATTLIHFPSFAVEMKNAIGDNNTGDKIESIKKAPILMLDDIGADAMSAWIRDDVLGVILEYRMQAELPTFFSSNFSMVDFEKEHLAVNQRGDVEPLKAKRIMERVRFLAREVTMTGNNRRSKA; encoded by the coding sequence ATGGAAAGCGTTAGTGAATCAATCAAGAAGTTGATGAAAAATCGGAATGTAGATCCTGAATATCAAAAGTTAATTCAGCGAGTATATGCCGATAGTGATGTACAATCCTTTTTGCAGGAAAATAAGGGTAAGCTAACTGAAAATAGTATTCAACGTGGCGAAGCAAAATTATATGAATTTGTTAATGAAAAATCGAAATTGGCTCGCAATGAAGAGATATTTGCACCGGGATATCAACCAACCTTGGTATTAAGCGGTAATTTAATTGATATTTCATACTTACCAACTAAAGAGTTATTAGCCAAACAGGCTCAGACAGCTCTTAAACACCGGGTTCGTTCAATTAGCATGCCTAAGTTGATCAATTCAGCCTCCTTTGATCAGTTTGATATGGATAATGCTTCACGAAATGAGGCATTGATGTTGGCCAATGAATTTGTGGCCGACTATCGTAATAAACCAGATCAGTTTCATCCTGGTCTTTATTTGTATGGTAGTTTTGGTGTTGGTAAATCATATCTATTAGGTGCAATTGCCAATGAACTGGCTAAGTATAATGTTGCTACCACATTAATTCATTTTCCTAGTTTTGCCGTGGAAATGAAAAATGCAATCGGTGATAATAATACTGGTGACAAAATTGAATCAATTAAGAAGGCGCCAATTTTAATGTTAGATGATATTGGTGCTGATGCGATGTCTGCTTGGATCCGCGATGATGTTTTGGGTGTTATTCTGGAATATCGAATGCAGGCTGAGTTACCAACATTTTTTAGTTCGAACTTCTCAATGGTCGATTTTGAAAAAGAGCATCTCGCGGTTAATCAACGTGGGGATGTGGAGCCATTGAAGGCTAAACGGATAATGGAGCGAGTCCGGTTTTTGGCTCGTGAAGTTACCATGACTGGGAATAATCGACGGTCGAAGGCTTAA
- the infC gene encoding translation initiation factor IF-3, whose protein sequence is MVNDGIRAREVRLIDADGNQLGVKSKQDALQLADDAELDLVLVAPKAKPPVARIMDYGKYRFELQKKQREDRKKQKVISVKEVRLSPTIDTNDFNTKLKNARKFLSKGDKVRVSIRFKGRAITHKDIGRNVLNQMASETKDIASVEQYPKMDGRSMFLTLAPNADKQK, encoded by the coding sequence ATGGTCAATGATGGAATTCGTGCTCGCGAAGTAAGATTAATTGATGCCGACGGTAATCAGTTAGGTGTTAAGTCCAAGCAGGATGCATTGCAACTGGCCGATGATGCTGAATTAGACCTTGTTTTAGTCGCTCCGAAAGCCAAGCCACCCGTTGCCAGAATCATGGATTACGGTAAGTACCGGTTTGAATTACAAAAGAAGCAGCGAGAAGATCGTAAGAAACAAAAAGTTATTTCAGTAAAAGAAGTTCGCTTGAGCCCTACGATTGATACGAACGACTTTAATACTAAACTTAAAAATGCACGTAAGTTTTTAAGTAAAGGTGATAAGGTTCGTGTTTCAATTCGATTTAAGGGCCGAGCAATCACACATAAAGACATTGGTCGGAATGTGTTGAATCAAATGGCTTCTGAAACAAAGGATATTGCGTCAGTTGAACAGTATCCTAAAATGGATGGTCGGAGTATGTTTTTAACCTTAGCTCCGAATGCCGATAAACAAAAATAA